The Streptomyces sp. NBC_00775 genome includes the window GACGCCGGAGACCGCAAGGCGGAGCAACTGCGCTCGGAGGCGGACCGGCGCGGCAAGGCGCTGTACACGCTGGCGCAGGACGTACGCGCGCTGCGCGCACAGGTGCGGGCCGGCGGCGGCACCCCCGCGGCCCCGGACCCCTCCGAGGCAGTGGACAACCTCGTCGACCGGGTGCGCGTGCCCGCCGGAGCGGCGGGAGAACCCGGGGCCAAGGGCGAGCGAGGCGCGGGCGGCAGGACGGGTGCCATCGGGGAGCGCGGACCGCGCGGTGTACCCGGTCCCGTCGGCCCCAGCGGCCCCACCGGTGTCTCCGGTTCGCCCGGTCCCTCGGGAGCACCGGGCACGGACGGCCTTCCCGGCCCGGTGGGACCGCCCGGAGCGCAGGGCATCCAGGGTGCGCCGGGCCCGCAGGGGGTGCCGGGATCATCGGGCACCTCGGGCACGAAGGGTGACAAGGGCGACCCCGGCCCCCCCGGCCCCCGGGGTGACCCCGGACCCGCCTGCCCGGACGGCTACACGCTCCAGGTGCCGGCGAACGACCCGGACGCCCTGGTGTGCCGCAAGGGCGGCGCGGGCGCGGCGCCCACTCCCCAGACCGCGGCCGTACTTCCGGTGCTGCCACCCCTGCGACGCCGACGGAATCTGGCGTGAACATGACCGGTGCACGCTCCTTGTGGGGCACCTGAGAGCCCAAGTAGCGTCTGTGACGCGAACGTTGGACGTGGGATGTCCAGAGTATCCGGATTGCCCAGACGCATGAAGGGCAGGTCGCACCATGCCGTCAAGTCTCCGCGCACGCCTGAGATCCACTCTCCACGCGCGTCTGAGATCCGCTCTCCGCGCATGCCTCAGGTCGACACACCGAGTACGCCTCAGAGCCGTCCTCACCGCCGCTCTCACCACCGCCACACTGCTCGCGCTGCCCAGCCCGGCAGGGGCCGAACAGGCGTCTGCGACAGGTGAGTTCGAGCAGCAGGTGCTCTTCAAGGCCTCGCAGGATCCGGGCTACGCCTGCTTCCGCATCCCCGCCGTCGTGAAGACGACCGAGGGCACACTGCTGGCGTTCGCCGAGGGCCGCGTCCTCAACTGCGGTGACGCGGCCGACATCGACATCGTGGTCAAGCGCTCCACCGACGGCGGGCGCACCTGGGGCCCTCTCCAGGTCGTCAACGACGGCGGCGGCGACACGCACGGCAACCCCGCACCCATCGTGGACCGCGAGACAGGCCGCATCCTGCTGGCGGAGACCTACAACAAGGGCCGTACGGACAGCGCGAGTTGTTCCGTCCCCTGTAACCGCACCCCGCACCTTCAGTACAGCGACGACGACGGACTGACCTGGTCGCAGCCGCGTGACCTGAGCGACGAGATCCTCCCGGCGAACTGGAACTCCTGGTACGCCACCGGACCCGTGCACGGCATCCAGCTGACCCGGGGCAAACACGCGGGACGGCTCGTCTTCGGCGTCAACACCGAGACGTGGGACGGCAGTCGGGTCACGGCGAACAACGCCGCGCTGATCACCAGTGACGACGGCGGCGACCACTGGGGCATCGGCGCGACCGACTCGTGGCCCATCGCCGACGACGGCACCTTCCGGCAGAAGCCGTCCGAGATGACGCTCGCGGAACGCGCCGACGGATCCGTCCTCGTCAGCGGGCGGGAACAGGACGGCACCGACCTCG containing:
- a CDS encoding collagen-like protein encodes the protein MNGFQRLFALRWRSVFLVCVLIALSGVAVILWARIDAGDRKAEQLRSEADRRGKALYTLAQDVRALRAQVRAGGGTPAAPDPSEAVDNLVDRVRVPAGAAGEPGAKGERGAGGRTGAIGERGPRGVPGPVGPSGPTGVSGSPGPSGAPGTDGLPGPVGPPGAQGIQGAPGPQGVPGSSGTSGTKGDKGDPGPPGPRGDPGPACPDGYTLQVPANDPDALVCRKGGAGAAPTPQTAAVLPVLPPLRRRRNLA